A window of Rhododendron vialii isolate Sample 1 chromosome 11a, ASM3025357v1 contains these coding sequences:
- the LOC131307647 gene encoding uncharacterized protein LOC131307647, giving the protein MDSPEDSQLTCSCGLSAKLWTSKTHRNPYRMFYSCPKYPNNQCEFFQWCDEPLLTGDKHLDELNLIGSECIRLQERVDDMQQEWDNERADWNRERTERTELTLELSSVVDDMQQEWDNERADWNRERTELTLELSTVKAELDKIKNEIKLVNESVVMPPLDKLSKEDEEEDDALVIQTI; this is encoded by the exons ATGGATTCCCCAGAAGATTCACAACTCACGTGTTCGTGTGGGCTTTCTGCAAAATTATGGACATCAAAGACCCACAGAAACCCTTACAGGATGTTCTACAGTTGTCCCAAGTATCCAAATAAC CAATGCGAGTTCTTCCAATGGTGTGACGAACCACTTCTGACTGGTGACAAACATTTGGATGAGCTAAATCTGATTGGTAGTGAGTGCATACGATTACAAGAGAGGGTCGATGATATGCAACAAGAATGGGATAATGAAAGGGCTGATTGGAACAGGGAAAGAACGGAAAGAACGGAGCTAACGTTAGAATTATCATCCGTGGTCGATGATATGCAACAAGAATGGGATAATGAAAGGGCTGATTGGAACAGGGAAAGAACGGAGCTAACGTTAGAATTATCAACCGTGAAAGCTGAGCTCGACAAAATAAAGAACGAAATCAAGCTTGTGAATGAGTCCGTTGTAATGCCTCCACTGGACAAATTATCCAaagaagacgaggaggaagaCGATGCACTGGTCATACAAACGATATAG